In Brevibacillus brevis NBRC 100599, a single genomic region encodes these proteins:
- a CDS encoding LysR family transcriptional regulator: MDIKHLHYFVTVCDQLSYSKAAQKLHISQPSLSNAIKNLEQEVGSPLLERNTRKMELTDAGKILYQKSLLLLSQMNMLKKEMEEVKLTGSGDLIIGIIESVKHWIPKVIRGYQGRFPSINIKLIEVLSGKAVKESLRKYHTHLLITNQFIDEDDIESFPLYDERLMLVLHKDHALAEKESVRLKDLANEPFIISTEGFQTREDILTAFSFEQVNPQIKFEIERFETALTLVRENLGVTIIPENYLSGSTDASLVRKTIDSPALERTVYLAYLKNRYLAPAMQAFLEEVRGKFPSRT, from the coding sequence TTGGATATCAAACATTTGCACTATTTTGTGACAGTTTGCGATCAGTTGAGCTACTCCAAAGCCGCACAAAAACTGCATATTTCACAGCCTTCCTTAAGTAATGCGATCAAAAATCTGGAGCAAGAAGTCGGCTCTCCACTGCTCGAGAGAAACACGAGGAAAATGGAACTGACGGATGCTGGTAAAATCTTGTATCAGAAATCGTTGCTGCTTCTTTCCCAAATGAACATGCTGAAAAAAGAGATGGAAGAAGTGAAGCTGACCGGGAGCGGCGATCTCATCATCGGCATCATTGAATCCGTGAAGCATTGGATTCCAAAGGTCATTCGCGGATATCAGGGGCGCTTTCCCTCTATTAACATCAAGCTAATCGAGGTGCTAAGCGGGAAGGCTGTAAAGGAATCACTGCGGAAGTATCATACGCACTTGCTCATAACCAACCAATTCATCGATGAAGACGATATCGAATCCTTTCCCCTGTATGATGAGCGCTTAATGCTGGTGCTACACAAGGATCATGCGCTGGCGGAAAAAGAATCCGTTCGATTGAAAGACTTGGCTAATGAGCCATTCATCATTAGTACAGAGGGATTTCAGACAAGGGAGGATATTTTAACAGCCTTTTCGTTTGAACAAGTCAACCCGCAAATCAAATTTGAGATTGAGCGCTTTGAAACTGCGTTGACATTAGTGAGAGAGAATCTGGGGGTTACGATTATTCCGGAGAACTATTTGTCTGGATCAACAGATGCTTCGCTTGTTCGGAAAACGATTGATTCGCCTGCGTTGGAGCGGACAGTTTACTTGGCGTACTTGAAAAATCGTTATTTGGCCCCGGCGATGCAGGCTTTTCTAGAGGAGGTTCGGGGGAAGTTTCCTTCCAGAACATAG
- a CDS encoding PLDc N-terminal domain-containing protein, whose protein sequence is MVSVGDAPSTFFVFLPVLLLLFLNVINIVISIWAYRDARRRGNSKEFSIIVLIALLFFPIIGLIVYLLIRKDKF, encoded by the coding sequence TTGGTTAGTGTAGGCGATGCTCCTTCTACCTTTTTTGTGTTTCTCCCCGTCCTTCTCCTCTTATTTTTGAACGTGATTAATATTGTCATCAGCATTTGGGCATACCGTGATGCAAGGAGACGAGGGAATAGCAAGGAGTTCTCTATCATCGTGCTTATTGCTTTATTGTTTTTTCCGATTATTGGGTTGATTGTTTATTTGTTGATTCGAAAAGATAAGTTTTGA
- a CDS encoding cytochrome P450, whose amino-acid sequence MNKIVFPNEISGAENLQQQFEPYGWYAEMRKNSPVHYDEKQQVWNVFLYPDVERVLTDYHLFSSDTGKRIAGSLALKEKGITEMDPPDHGKRRALYTKAFSTRTLQEWEPRIQEISRHLLEEVKEKQSIRILGDLATPMPVIVIADLLGVPSSDWMLFKQWSDVLITSGTRETYEDITLKKEEIMKEMAVYLSPIIQEKRENPAKDFLSDLTQTEYKGQKLSDREIIDIAISLLLAGNVTTSTLLFSVFYCFLLDRPGVYRELRDNPELVDQAIEEVLRFRPPAQVLMRKVQEDTDMFGSLMKKGEIVMAWLGSANRDENTFAQGDQFDIHRPNSNKHLSFGKGCHLCLGAPLSRLEAKVMLTEMLKCYSDISIGGFENDLILHVTRD is encoded by the coding sequence ATGAATAAAATAGTATTCCCTAATGAAATATCAGGTGCCGAGAATCTGCAACAACAGTTTGAACCATACGGCTGGTATGCCGAAATGAGAAAAAATAGCCCGGTCCATTACGATGAAAAGCAACAGGTTTGGAACGTATTTCTCTATCCGGATGTAGAGCGTGTGCTGACCGATTACCATCTCTTTTCAAGCGATACAGGCAAACGAATCGCCGGTTCCCTTGCATTGAAAGAAAAGGGCATCACAGAGATGGACCCGCCTGATCATGGAAAAAGGAGAGCGCTTTATACAAAGGCCTTTTCAACCAGAACACTTCAGGAGTGGGAGCCGCGCATTCAAGAAATTTCACGTCATTTGCTAGAGGAAGTAAAAGAAAAGCAAAGCATCAGAATTTTAGGTGATCTCGCAACCCCGATGCCGGTGATTGTCATTGCCGATTTGCTCGGTGTACCGTCCAGTGATTGGATGCTGTTCAAACAATGGTCCGATGTTCTCATCACTTCCGGGACCCGCGAAACGTATGAGGATATTACCCTTAAAAAAGAAGAAATTATGAAAGAAATGGCTGTTTATCTCTCGCCGATCATTCAAGAAAAAAGAGAGAACCCGGCAAAAGATTTCCTCTCCGATTTAACGCAAACAGAATATAAAGGCCAAAAACTATCTGACCGCGAGATTATTGATATTGCAATTAGCTTACTGCTCGCAGGAAATGTAACGACAAGTACGCTCTTGTTCAGTGTTTTCTACTGCTTTTTACTGGATCGACCAGGCGTATATCGTGAATTAAGAGACAATCCGGAACTGGTAGATCAAGCGATCGAGGAAGTGTTACGCTTCCGTCCGCCAGCACAGGTTTTGATGCGCAAGGTTCAAGAAGATACGGATATGTTCGGAAGTCTGATGAAAAAAGGAGAGATCGTCATGGCATGGCTCGGTTCTGCCAATCGTGATGAAAATACCTTTGCACAGGGAGATCAATTCGATATCCATCGACCGAATAGCAACAAGCATTTATCCTTTGGAAAAGGCTGCCACTTATGCCTGGGAGCACCACTATCCAGACTGGAAGCAAAGGTGATGCTAACAGAAATGCTCAAGTGCTATTCTGACATCTCAATCGGCGGATTTGAGAACGATCTGATCCTCCATGTGACGAGAGACTAA
- the asnB gene encoding asparagine synthase (glutamine-hydrolyzing) translates to MCGIVGWLDWDDDLSSQHAILQKMAQAIQHRGPDEEGYWLSPRAAIAHRRLIVIDPEGGKQPMIYREGDQTCVLSFNGEIYNYLELRRQLELLGHTFQTNSDTEVLLHAFLEWREECVRHLNGIFAFAIWDEKNHRMFLARDHLGVKPLFYCQRGSSFLFGSELKALLAHPKVKPEVEADGLADIIGLGPARTPGFGIFRNVNEVRAGHCVTVTKDQIRTRPYWKLESKVHTDDLDTTTERIRALLQDTVTRQLISDLPLVSMLSGGLDSSGLVALAAEELRKKGQTLQTYSVDFVDNDQHFEEGLLHISLDAPWAKKVSEHVQTRHQEITFNAQDLITHFHMPLRARDLPGLGETDTSLYLFCREMKKKATVSLSGESADEVFNGYPWFQKEKFLNSGKFPWMEHDGWSSFLNEEAIEKIRPQEYLRRRYEEGIAEVHPLEGETALEAQQRKMSYLFITRFLPLLLDRKDRMSMYTGFEVRVPYCDYRLVEYLWNVPWKVKNIDQIEKGLLRRAFKGYLPQEVLYRNKSAYPMTYHPEYYHAILDHMKQILANPNSPLLPLINKSVIQFVLDGKAPMNLAQSTKLIEYLVQINMWLEEYKISIR, encoded by the coding sequence ATGTGTGGAATTGTGGGATGGCTTGATTGGGATGACGATTTGTCATCCCAGCATGCTATTTTGCAGAAAATGGCTCAAGCGATCCAGCATCGCGGGCCAGACGAAGAGGGGTATTGGTTGTCCCCTCGGGCAGCAATTGCGCATCGGCGCCTGATTGTGATCGACCCAGAAGGTGGCAAGCAGCCCATGATCTACCGAGAAGGAGATCAGACATGTGTCTTATCGTTCAATGGCGAAATCTACAATTATTTGGAGCTGCGCCGCCAGTTAGAGCTGCTTGGACACACTTTTCAAACCAATTCTGACACGGAAGTATTACTGCACGCTTTTTTGGAATGGAGAGAGGAATGTGTCCGTCATCTCAATGGAATTTTTGCATTCGCCATTTGGGACGAAAAAAATCATCGCATGTTTTTAGCACGTGACCACTTGGGTGTAAAACCATTGTTTTATTGTCAACGTGGGAGCTCGTTCTTGTTCGGCTCTGAACTGAAAGCCTTGCTTGCCCATCCAAAAGTGAAGCCTGAAGTTGAAGCGGATGGGTTAGCAGATATTATCGGACTCGGTCCGGCGAGAACGCCTGGATTTGGTATTTTCCGCAATGTAAATGAGGTTCGAGCTGGACATTGTGTAACAGTTACAAAGGATCAAATCAGGACAAGGCCATACTGGAAACTGGAGAGCAAGGTGCATACCGATGATTTGGATACAACGACAGAAAGGATACGTGCCCTGTTACAAGACACGGTAACGCGTCAGTTAATCTCTGACCTGCCATTGGTTAGTATGCTGTCTGGCGGTTTGGACTCTAGTGGCCTGGTCGCTTTAGCCGCTGAAGAGCTTCGTAAAAAAGGGCAGACGTTGCAAACCTATTCGGTAGATTTTGTTGACAATGATCAGCATTTTGAAGAAGGCTTGCTGCACATTAGCTTGGATGCGCCATGGGCAAAAAAAGTCTCAGAGCATGTACAAACGAGACATCAAGAGATTACCTTCAACGCTCAAGATCTGATCACTCATTTTCATATGCCGTTGCGAGCGCGTGATCTCCCGGGATTAGGGGAGACAGATACCTCGCTCTATTTGTTTTGCCGGGAAATGAAGAAAAAAGCGACCGTCTCGCTATCAGGTGAATCGGCAGACGAAGTGTTTAACGGGTATCCTTGGTTTCAAAAGGAGAAATTCTTGAATTCAGGCAAATTCCCTTGGATGGAGCATGACGGGTGGAGTTCCTTTTTAAATGAAGAAGCCATCGAGAAGATTCGCCCACAAGAATACCTTCGCAGGCGGTATGAGGAAGGGATTGCAGAGGTGCACCCTTTGGAAGGGGAGACAGCTCTGGAAGCTCAACAACGCAAAATGTCGTACCTTTTTATCACTCGCTTTCTCCCGCTGCTATTGGATCGCAAGGATCGAATGAGCATGTATACGGGGTTTGAAGTACGTGTTCCCTATTGTGATTACCGCTTGGTTGAATATTTATGGAATGTCCCATGGAAAGTAAAAAATATTGATCAAATCGAAAAAGGCTTGCTTCGCAGAGCGTTCAAAGGCTATTTGCCGCAGGAAGTATTGTACCGCAATAAAAGCGCATATCCGATGACCTATCACCCAGAGTATTACCATGCGATTTTGGACCATATGAAGCAAATTCTGGCGAATCCCAATTCGCCTTTATTACCCTTGATTAATAAGTCTGTGATCCAATTTGTACTGGATGGTAAAGCCCCTATGAATCTCGCTCAATCAACCAAACTGATCGAATACCTCGTCCAAATAAATATGTGGTTAGAGGAATACAAGATTTCCATTCGATAG
- a CDS encoding non-ribosomal peptide synthetase, which produces MINDKESAKSRDEILAESRSKLSEKKLALLEKLKGSKLETKKTGIPRRSREGFVPLSFAQQRLWFLDQLVPNSPAYNVVAAFHLSGELHTNIMERCVNEIVKRHEALRTTFQVANGEPYQLIAPALQIPFPIVDLTGYPEAKREDEFRRLAKEESLYVFDLTKGPLLRVTLFKLGEDLNILLLNVHHIIIDGWSVGVFFREMVLLYQAYLAGKPSPLPELSIQYADFSSWQREWLQGEVLEKQLSYWRDTLGKESSVLELPVDRTRPPIQTFQGGSLKLQIPSSLSHAIKALSEQENATLYMVMITALKILLHRYSGQNDIRVGVPVANRNRVEIENLVGFFVNTLVLKTDVSGNQSFRELLSRVRETANSAYRHQDVPFERLVDELQPERNMSQNPLFEVCFVLQNFPMPKKSDMSALGFSLVKFEEFRNNTSKFDLWIQVVEKGDILDLDVEFNSDIFNESTISRLLESFTIVLAGIVANPNQPIADLPILTAAEEQKLLVEWNDTKTYYPEQDMCLHEIIEAQAAKTPDAPAVIFEEAQLTYRELDHRANQLANYLRKQGVRAETLVGIYMERSFEMVIGLLGILKAGGAYVPLDPSYPQDRVAFMITDANPSFLLTAEALKNTLPEYDGQLICLDSDWETIGMESHVAPGSGVNSDNLAYMIYTSGSTGKPKGAMNAHRGIVNRLLWMQEQYQLNETDRVMQKTPFSFDVSVWEFFWPLMTGACMVVARPEGHKDTTYLARLIKKEKITTMHFVPSMLQVFLEETEISGCDTLRRVICSGEALSYSTQERFFECLDAELHNLYGPTEAAIDVTYWACQKGSKLRSVPIGRPVANTQIYLLDEHLKPVPVGVSGELHIGGVQLARGYYNRPELTEEKFIPDPFSKKEGARLYKTGDLARYLPDGTIEYLGRIDFMVKLRGFRIELGEIEAVLDEHPRVQKSAVIVHESEQRPGHKQLVSYIVPDSQSKEKLKKATEEALPAEQVSEWQDVFDKAYDDENKYEADFNITSWNSSYTGEPLLAEEMREWVNSTVDRILALQPKKVLEIGCGTGLLLSRIAPHCEQYWGTDFSSMALDYITANLINQREDLSNVTLRKSYADDFSGLKGQKFDVVVLNSVVQYFPDADYLLDVLKKAIHAMNDKGTIFVGDVRNLSLLQTFFTEVEMEKSPATLTMDQLQRRVQKRMRQEQELVIDPAFFYALQEQLHQISHVEIKLKRGSHHNELTRYRYDVVLHLGKKVQPIEDFSWLDWHEEGLQNIDGLRQIMTKYKPQVLGLTNIPNLRLDRANRYQSLLADKDVVKTVEELRTDQNLPGIGIDPEELWKLGAELRYSVDIAWMGDRKDGSYEAVLRPEHLLEKRQRNTVVTPWHRPVKNYQPIESYANDPLTDRVARQFIPELRSYLRDKLPDYMVPSIFEFIKEMPVNMNGKLDRKALPTPLMEVPEMEGDFVPPTTETEKILADVWAEILGLDKVGIHNSFFGLGGDSIHTIRVVARAKQHGLELTPQQIFQFQTIAELAEVAGAASTQSAKRTATVELPTLDKHQLDRIKADNPYMEDVYPLTIMQENMLYRYKHHPEPGLNVVHHAFRIEGGPFHVAAFEQAWQHLIQQFPALRTSFVWEELEEPMQIVHEKVDIHIKQEDWRGIPEENQQEQLQSYIQKLRKQGFEMGQAPHAHLALLQVGEDVYYFIYVFNLMLQDGWSYTLIVKRLFEYYQAFSQGKAIEIVPVYPYRNYVALQKQQDLTDAELFWKKNLKGMTSSTLEWSQASRKNLPADEPPYSQERFIVSPEVSSALLSLSKKYHLTPYTLVQGAWALLLHHYSGKEDVVFGTIFSGRSIAMMEVEHSVGLFFNILPIRVSIEQNMRFLSWLQNMQSKVVETSQYEYTPLKKIYEWCDIPRDRLLFDSYLVSEQLPDFSSVFRGFNDVLGATIYDSIAQTEHPLRVEILFYEQVLVLHINYYRRFFNDQEISSMLQHLNALLEGLVANPEQKVSELVRAITHHPQH; this is translated from the coding sequence ATGATCAACGATAAGGAATCCGCGAAATCAAGAGATGAGATACTTGCCGAGAGCAGATCGAAGCTTTCTGAGAAGAAACTGGCCTTGCTGGAGAAGCTGAAAGGCTCAAAACTGGAGACGAAAAAGACAGGGATTCCGCGGCGTTCAAGAGAGGGCTTCGTGCCCCTCTCTTTTGCCCAGCAGAGACTATGGTTTTTAGACCAGTTGGTACCAAACAGTCCTGCTTATAATGTGGTGGCCGCCTTCCATCTATCGGGTGAGCTTCACACAAACATCATGGAGCGGTGCGTGAATGAGATCGTGAAGCGCCATGAAGCCCTGCGAACCACCTTTCAAGTCGCAAACGGAGAGCCGTATCAGCTAATTGCTCCTGCCTTGCAAATTCCTTTTCCCATCGTCGATCTTACAGGATATCCCGAGGCAAAGAGGGAGGATGAGTTTCGCCGACTCGCAAAAGAGGAAAGCTTGTATGTTTTCGATTTAACCAAGGGACCCCTGTTGCGTGTTACGTTATTCAAACTTGGCGAGGATTTGAACATCCTGCTTTTAAACGTTCACCATATCATCATTGACGGTTGGTCAGTTGGGGTTTTCTTCAGAGAAATGGTTCTGCTTTATCAGGCCTATCTGGCGGGCAAGCCTTCCCCGTTGCCTGAGCTTTCGATCCAGTATGCCGATTTTTCAAGCTGGCAGCGGGAGTGGCTTCAAGGAGAAGTGCTGGAGAAACAGCTCTCTTACTGGAGAGACACTCTTGGAAAAGAAAGCAGCGTGTTAGAGCTGCCAGTAGACCGTACACGACCTCCCATCCAAACGTTTCAAGGAGGGAGCCTAAAGCTACAAATTCCCTCTTCCCTTTCCCATGCCATAAAAGCGCTGAGCGAGCAGGAAAATGCCACGCTGTATATGGTCATGATCACTGCGTTAAAAATATTGCTGCACCGTTACAGCGGGCAAAATGATATCCGGGTGGGAGTGCCCGTAGCAAACCGTAACCGAGTGGAAATAGAAAATTTGGTTGGATTTTTTGTAAATACGTTGGTTCTCAAAACGGATGTTTCCGGCAATCAAAGCTTTAGAGAGCTGTTGTCACGTGTGAGAGAAACAGCGAACAGCGCATACAGGCATCAGGACGTACCGTTTGAACGATTGGTGGATGAATTGCAGCCTGAGCGTAATATGAGTCAAAATCCACTATTCGAAGTCTGCTTTGTGTTGCAAAACTTTCCTATGCCGAAAAAATCGGACATGTCTGCATTAGGCTTTTCCTTGGTCAAATTTGAAGAGTTCCGTAACAACACATCCAAGTTTGACCTCTGGATTCAGGTTGTAGAAAAAGGGGATATCCTTGACCTCGACGTTGAGTTCAATTCTGATATTTTTAATGAATCGACAATCAGTCGTCTGCTAGAAAGCTTTACAATCGTGCTGGCAGGTATTGTCGCGAATCCGAACCAGCCGATTGCTGATCTGCCGATTTTGACCGCTGCTGAAGAGCAAAAGCTGTTAGTTGAATGGAACGATACGAAGACGTACTACCCAGAGCAAGATATGTGTCTTCATGAAATAATCGAAGCGCAGGCTGCCAAAACACCAGATGCGCCAGCCGTTATTTTTGAAGAGGCCCAACTCACTTACCGTGAATTAGATCATCGGGCGAATCAACTGGCGAATTATCTACGTAAACAGGGTGTAAGAGCGGAAACGCTTGTGGGTATTTATATGGAGCGCTCCTTTGAGATGGTCATTGGGCTATTAGGTATCCTCAAAGCAGGCGGAGCCTACGTTCCCCTAGATCCGAGCTATCCGCAAGATCGGGTGGCCTTTATGATCACGGATGCGAATCCTTCTTTCCTCTTGACTGCGGAGGCGCTGAAGAACACGCTGCCTGAATACGATGGACAACTAATCTGCCTCGATTCAGATTGGGAGACAATTGGCATGGAGAGCCATGTGGCGCCCGGAAGCGGAGTCAACAGCGATAATTTGGCGTACATGATTTACACCTCAGGTTCTACTGGTAAGCCAAAAGGGGCGATGAATGCCCATCGTGGTATCGTCAACCGACTTTTGTGGATGCAGGAACAATATCAACTGAATGAAACCGATCGGGTGATGCAAAAGACGCCTTTCAGCTTTGATGTATCGGTATGGGAATTTTTCTGGCCGTTAATGACGGGCGCCTGCATGGTAGTAGCTCGTCCAGAAGGACACAAGGATACGACCTATCTGGCACGCCTGATCAAAAAAGAGAAAATCACCACCATGCACTTTGTTCCTTCGATGCTTCAAGTATTCCTGGAGGAGACGGAAATTAGTGGCTGCGATACGCTTCGACGCGTCATTTGCAGTGGGGAAGCCTTATCTTATTCAACGCAGGAGCGCTTTTTCGAGTGTCTCGATGCGGAATTGCACAACCTGTATGGTCCTACCGAAGCGGCGATTGATGTCACGTACTGGGCATGTCAAAAAGGAAGCAAGCTAAGATCCGTGCCGATTGGACGTCCTGTGGCAAACACCCAAATCTATCTGTTAGACGAGCACTTAAAGCCTGTTCCCGTAGGTGTCTCTGGCGAACTGCACATCGGTGGTGTGCAACTGGCTCGCGGATACTATAACCGACCTGAGCTGACAGAAGAGAAATTCATCCCTGATCCGTTCAGCAAAAAAGAAGGGGCACGCCTTTATAAAACAGGGGACTTGGCGCGTTACCTGCCGGATGGAACAATCGAGTATTTAGGCCGAATTGATTTTATGGTCAAACTCAGAGGGTTCCGTATCGAGCTGGGTGAGATTGAAGCTGTATTAGATGAACATCCACGTGTACAAAAATCGGCTGTGATCGTTCATGAATCCGAGCAGCGACCAGGGCATAAGCAGTTGGTATCTTATATCGTGCCAGATTCACAGTCCAAGGAAAAACTGAAAAAGGCAACAGAAGAAGCGCTTCCTGCAGAACAGGTATCAGAATGGCAGGATGTCTTTGATAAAGCCTATGATGATGAAAATAAATATGAGGCTGATTTCAACATCACCAGCTGGAACAGCAGCTATACAGGTGAGCCTCTTTTAGCGGAAGAAATGCGCGAATGGGTCAATTCGACGGTGGATCGTATCCTAGCCCTGCAACCGAAAAAGGTACTCGAAATCGGGTGCGGTACAGGGCTGTTGTTATCTCGAATTGCGCCTCATTGTGAACAATATTGGGGAACGGATTTTTCGTCGATGGCGTTGGATTATATTACTGCGAATCTGATCAACCAACGAGAGGATTTATCCAATGTTACATTGCGTAAGAGCTATGCGGATGATTTTAGTGGGCTAAAGGGACAGAAGTTCGATGTGGTCGTGCTCAACTCTGTGGTGCAGTATTTCCCGGATGCGGACTACCTGTTGGATGTGCTGAAAAAGGCCATACACGCCATGAATGACAAAGGAACCATTTTTGTCGGTGATGTTCGTAATCTTTCTTTACTGCAAACCTTCTTCACTGAGGTAGAGATGGAAAAGTCACCGGCGACGTTGACCATGGATCAATTGCAGCGCCGCGTACAGAAACGAATGAGACAAGAGCAGGAGCTGGTTATCGATCCTGCCTTTTTCTATGCGCTTCAAGAGCAGCTGCATCAAATCAGCCATGTAGAAATCAAGCTGAAGCGCGGAAGTCATCATAATGAATTAACACGCTATCGCTATGATGTGGTTCTTCATCTTGGCAAAAAAGTGCAGCCGATTGAGGACTTTTCCTGGCTGGATTGGCATGAAGAGGGACTCCAAAATATAGATGGACTTCGCCAAATCATGACCAAGTATAAACCGCAAGTTTTGGGTCTTACGAATATTCCTAATCTACGGTTGGACAGGGCGAATCGATACCAGTCGTTGCTTGCTGACAAAGATGTAGTCAAAACGGTGGAAGAGCTAAGAACAGATCAAAACCTTCCAGGCATTGGAATAGACCCTGAGGAGCTTTGGAAGTTGGGTGCTGAGCTTCGATACAGCGTAGATATCGCTTGGATGGGGGATAGAAAGGATGGCAGCTATGAAGCTGTGCTCCGACCTGAGCATTTACTAGAAAAAAGACAGCGTAACACAGTTGTCACCCCGTGGCACCGTCCAGTGAAGAACTACCAGCCGATCGAATCGTATGCGAACGATCCTTTGACAGACAGAGTTGCTCGCCAGTTCATTCCAGAGCTGCGCAGTTATTTACGGGATAAGCTACCAGATTACATGGTTCCGTCCATTTTTGAGTTTATCAAGGAAATGCCAGTGAACATGAATGGAAAATTGGATCGCAAAGCACTTCCTACGCCGCTTATGGAAGTGCCAGAGATGGAGGGGGATTTTGTACCACCGACAACGGAGACGGAAAAAATTCTTGCCGATGTTTGGGCTGAAATATTGGGCTTGGACAAGGTTGGCATACATAATAGCTTCTTCGGATTGGGTGGCGACTCCATTCATACCATTCGAGTGGTTGCGAGAGCAAAACAACACGGTTTGGAATTGACTCCACAGCAAATTTTCCAATTCCAGACGATAGCTGAACTGGCAGAGGTTGCAGGTGCGGCTTCCACCCAAAGTGCGAAACGAACGGCAACAGTAGAGTTACCCACGCTTGATAAACATCAGCTGGATCGGATAAAAGCAGACAACCCATATATGGAGGATGTATATCCGCTGACCATCATGCAAGAGAATATGCTCTATCGATACAAACATCATCCAGAGCCTGGTTTAAATGTGGTTCATCATGCTTTTCGCATCGAGGGTGGTCCTTTCCACGTAGCTGCATTTGAGCAGGCATGGCAGCATCTCATCCAACAATTCCCTGCCTTGCGAACCTCCTTCGTCTGGGAAGAGCTGGAGGAACCGATGCAGATCGTGCATGAGAAAGTAGATATCCACATCAAACAGGAAGACTGGCGCGGCATTCCGGAAGAAAATCAACAGGAACAATTGCAATCCTATATTCAAAAGCTAAGAAAACAAGGATTCGAGATGGGCCAAGCACCACATGCGCATCTGGCTCTGCTTCAAGTAGGAGAGGATGTCTACTACTTTATTTATGTCTTCAACCTGATGTTGCAGGACGGTTGGAGTTATACGTTGATCGTGAAGAGACTTTTTGAATATTATCAAGCGTTTTCCCAAGGGAAGGCGATTGAGATTGTGCCTGTATATCCGTATCGGAACTATGTTGCGCTACAAAAACAGCAGGACTTAACAGATGCCGAGCTGTTTTGGAAGAAAAATCTGAAAGGAATGACCAGCTCCACGCTTGAATGGTCACAGGCGAGCAGAAAGAATCTTCCTGCCGACGAGCCTCCTTATTCTCAGGAAAGGTTCATCGTATCACCAGAAGTCTCCTCGGCGTTGTTATCCTTGTCCAAGAAGTACCATCTGACGCCATATACATTGGTACAAGGAGCTTGGGCATTGCTGCTCCACCATTACAGCGGCAAGGAAGACGTTGTATTTGGAACGATTTTCTCCGGCCGTAGCATAGCGATGATGGAGGTCGAGCATTCTGTCGGGCTTTTCTTCAATATTCTGCCCATTCGCGTGAGCATTGAGCAAAACATGAGGTTCTTGTCCTGGCTCCAAAACATGCAGTCCAAGGTAGTAGAGACGAGTCAGTATGAATACACGCCGTTGAAAAAAATATACGAGTGGTGCGATATTCCACGGGATCGGCTTTTGTTTGACAGCTATCTGGTAAGCGAACAGCTCCCGGATTTCTCTTCCGTGTTTAGAGGATTTAATGATGTCCTCGGTGCTACCATCTATGATTCGATCGCGCAGACGGAGCATCCATTACGAGTAGAGATCCTTTTCTATGAACAAGTGCTAGTCTTGCATATCAACTACTATCGTCGCTTCTTCAACGATCAGGAAATTAGCAGTATGCTGCAGCACTTGAATGCTCTTTTAGAAGGATTGGTAGCGAACCCAGAGCAAAAGGTAAGCGAGCTAGTCCGTGCGATAACGCATCATCCCCAACACTAA